One Microbacterium keratanolyticum DNA window includes the following coding sequences:
- a CDS encoding superoxide dismutase, translating into MAIYTLPDLPYDYSALEPHISGKIMELHHSKHHAAYVAGANTALESLAEARETGNLANVNKLEKDLAFNLGGHVNHSIFWTNLSPNGGGEPEGELKAAIDEFFGSFEKFQAHFTAAAMGIQGSGWAVLSWDVIGERLIIQQMFDQHANTAMGTVPLFQLDMWEHAFYLDYLNVKADYVKAAWNLANWENVAERFVTAREKTSGLLVLS; encoded by the coding sequence ATGGCGATTTACACGCTCCCCGACCTTCCCTACGACTACTCGGCCCTCGAGCCGCACATCAGCGGCAAGATCATGGAGCTGCACCACTCGAAGCACCACGCCGCGTATGTCGCCGGCGCGAACACCGCGCTGGAGTCGCTGGCCGAGGCACGTGAGACGGGGAACCTCGCGAACGTCAACAAGCTCGAGAAGGACCTCGCGTTCAACCTCGGCGGCCACGTGAACCACTCGATCTTCTGGACCAACCTCTCGCCGAACGGTGGCGGCGAGCCCGAGGGTGAGCTGAAGGCAGCCATCGACGAGTTCTTCGGATCGTTCGAGAAGTTCCAGGCGCACTTCACAGCTGCGGCTATGGGCATCCAGGGCTCGGGCTGGGCGGTGCTCAGCTGGGACGTCATCGGTGAGCGCCTCATCATCCAGCAGATGTTCGACCAGCACGCGAACACCGCGATGGGCACGGTGCCGCTGTTCCAGCTCGACATGTGGGAGCACGCCTTCTACCTCGACTACCTCAACGTGAAGGCCGACTACGTCAAGGCCGCTTGGAATCTCGCCAACTGGGAGAACGTCGCCGAGCGCTTCGTAACGGCGCGCGAGAAGACCTCGGGCCTGCTGGTACTGTCGTAA